Proteins encoded in a region of the Euleptes europaea isolate rEulEur1 chromosome 3, rEulEur1.hap1, whole genome shotgun sequence genome:
- the LDHB gene encoding L-lactate dehydrogenase B chain, producing the protein MASLKDKLITQVAAPSTQPNNKVTVVGVGQVGMACAISVLVKGLCDELALVDVMEDRLKGEMMDLQHGSLFLHTHKIVADKDYAVTANSKIVVVSAGVRQQEGESRLDLVQRNVNVFKFIIPQVVKYSPNCIILVVSNPVDILTYVTWKLSGLPKHRVIGSGCNLDTARFRYLMAEKLGVHPSSCHGWILGEHGDSSVPVWSGVNVAGVSLQELNPAMGTDQDPENWKAVHKQVVASAYEVIKLKGYTNWAIGLSVADLLETILKNLCRVHPVSTMVKGMYGIENEVFLSLPCVLGSAGLTSVINQKLKDSEVAQLQQSGTTLWNVQKDLKDL; encoded by the exons ATGGCTTCCCTGAAAGACAAACTGATCACGCAGGTCGCAGCGCCGTCGACCCAGCCGAACAACAAGGTCACCGTGGTGGGGGTCGGCCAAGTCGGGATGGCTTGTGCGATCAGCGTCCTGGTGAAG GGTCTCTGCGATGAATTGGCCCTGGTAGACGTCATGGAAGACCGACTGAAAGGGGAAATGATGGACCTGCAGCATGGAAGCCTGTTTCTCCACACTCATAAGATTGTAGCGGacaagg ATTATGCTGTCACTGCCAATTCGAAGATTGTCGTGGTTTCTGCCGGAGTCCgccagcaggaaggggagagccGTCTTGACCTAGTCCAGAGGAACGTGAATGTCTTCAAGTTCATTATCCCCCAGGTGGTGAAGTACAGTCCCAACTGCATCATCCTTGTCGTGTCCAACCCAG tggatATCCTGACCTACGTCACGTGGAAGTTGAGCGGCCTGCCGAAGCATCGCGTCATCGGCAGCGGTTGCAACCTGGACACGGCTCGGTTTCGCTACCTGATGGCAGAAAAACTGGGCGTCCACCCCTCCAGCTGCCACGGCTGGATCTTAGGAGAACACGGGGACTCGAGTG TGCCCGTTTGGAGTGGCGTCAACGTGGCTGGCGTTTCCCTCCAGGAACTGAACCCTGCCATGGGGACCGACCAAGATCCTGAGAACTGGAAAGCAGTCCACAAACAGGTGGTTGCCAG TGCCTACGAGGTAATCAAGCTTAAAGGCTACACCAACTGGGCCATCGGCTTGAGCGTTGCCGACCTGCTAGAGACCATCTTGAAAAACCTCTGCCGAGTTCATCCAGTATCCACCATGGTAAAG GGGATGTACGGCATCGAGAACGAAGTCTTCCTGAGCCTCCCGTGCGTGCTCGGGTCCGCCGGGCTGACCAGCGTGATCAACCAGAAGCTGAAGGACTCCGAGGTGGCTCAGCTCCAGCAGAGCGGCACCACGCTGTGGAACGTCCAGAAGGACCTGAAGGACCTGTAG